AATAATTATTAGTAAATAAGTACATTACCCTAAAAGTATTGACAGCAAAACAGAAAGAATATAATTTGTAGTACAAATGTATTAATACTCAAATAGCCTAATAAGGTGAAAGCATGAAGCCTATTTACTATTTTGGTTGTAGCACTAGCATGCCAAACGGATGTCTAATCAATCCGGAAGGCAGCAGAATGATCTTTTTCGAAGAATGCAAAAATTCTCCTAAAACTAATTTAAAAATCCATACTCATCTTTTCTATACAAATCACCTTGGAGAACCTGGAGGGTACAAATCATCTGAAACACTCAACATAGATTTAGCTTGGGTAAAATGGCACGAACTGCACCAAAAAGGGTGGACAGAAGTGGCTCACAATTATGGATAAGGACCCCTGCCAAGAAAAAGCCTTTATATATGTAAAGAGCAAACTAGCTCCTTTTTTTTTATCTTGCTATACCAATACTAAAAGATGATTTAACTTCTTCTACTTCGATAAAATATTTTGGAATTAACTGAGCTAATTAAGGATTACGTTGCTACAGAATTATTATCAAGTATTGAACTTGACTTTCTTGAAGGAGAATTATGGGAAACTACTCAACATATAGCAGAAATAAATACAGTTATCAAAGCCCCAAAAAATACATGCAAGAAATTAGGACTAGATGAAAATTCTTGTTGGCAATTATGTTGTGCAGCCGTTCTTGACTCCTCAAGACCATTAAAGAATGGACAGAATAGAGTAGATGATTTTAAAAAATTAATTAATCGATATGAAATTAGCTACATTTAAAAAAAGACTCAATGATACGTTTACTTATTGCATCAATTCTTTTTTTTATT
The genomic region above belongs to Prochlorococcus marinus XMU1405 and contains:
- a CDS encoding inward rectifier potassium channel, with the protein product MELTELIKDYVATELLSSIELDFLEGELWETTQHIAEINTVIKAPKNTCKKLGLDENSCWQLCCAAVLDSSRPLKNGQNRVDDFKKLINRYEISYI
- a CDS encoding DUF1651 domain-containing protein, whose translation is MKPIYYFGCSTSMPNGCLINPEGSRMIFFEECKNSPKTNLKIHTHLFYTNHLGEPGGYKSSETLNIDLAWVKWHELHQKGWTEVAHNYG